The following is a genomic window from Paenibacillus sp. FSL R5-0766.
TTGTGTTTAAGCGTTTGCTGCAAACGATTGTTTACATGCCTCACTTTCTGTCCTGGGTTGTCATTAGCGGGATTTTCATGGGTATTTTCTCAATGGATGCCGGAGTGGTGAACAAGGCACTTGGATTTCTGGGCATGCAGCCGGTCTACTTTCTAGGGGAAGACTCGTATATTCGTTCCATTCTGATCGGTTCCGGGATCTGGCGTGACTCCGGGTACGGCACGATTATTTTCCTGGCTGCCATTGCGGGCATCAATCCCGATCTGTATGAGGCGGCAGAGGTGGATGGAGCTGGACGTTTGAAGCAAATATGGTCGATTACTCTGCCATCCTTGCTGCCAACGATTATGATTTTGTTGCTGCTGCACATCGGGAAGTTCCTTGATCTGGGCTTTGAGCGTGTATTTGTATTCCTGAATCCGCTCAATCTGGAATCTGGCGAGATTCTCGATACGTACATCTACAAAGCCGGGCTTCTCTCACAGCAATACAGCTATACAACAGCCATCGGGTTGTTCAAGTCGGTGGTAGGCTTGATGCTTATTCTACTCGGTAACTTCTTTAGCAAAAAAACAACCGGCGAAAGCCTGTATTAGGAGGCGAGGTGGATGCGTACCCCCAGTGTCCGTTACCGTATATTTCGCATTGGAAATCTCGTTTTTCTTACGCTGCTCTCGTTGACGATGATTCTGCCTTTCATTAATGTACTGGCCCAGTCACTTAGCAGCTCGGAAGCGATCATGGGCGGAAAGGTTAGCTTCTGGCCTGTAGCTTTTACCTGGATCAATTACGAATATGTATTCGGCGATGCTGCCTTCTGGCGGGCCTTTGCGGTATCGGTTGGGGTAACGTTAGTGGGTACGCTGGTCAATCTCGCCGCAACGGCATCACTCGCGTATCCCGTGTCACGTCCAGAGTACAAGGGGCGATCTCTTGTTGTCATGTTTGTCCTGGTGACCGTCGTATTCTCGGCGCCGCTCATTCCGAATTTTATCCTGATGAAGGAGCTGCATCTGGTTAACAATCCACTGGTGCTGATTGTGCCAGGAGCGATTAACGCCTTTAACTTTTTCGTCATGCGTTCGTTCTTCTCACAGCTGCCGGGTGAACTGATCGATGCCGCCCGCATCGATGGCTGTGGGGAGTTCGGCATCATCTGGCGTATCGTTATTCCATTATCCAAACCGGCTATGGCATCACTCGGCATTTTCTATGCGGTGGGCCACTGGAATGCGTATTCTACCGCGCTTTATTATCTGAATGATCCCGCCTGGTGGCCGATCCAGGTCACACTCAAGAAGCTGTTTGAGAGTGACGATATTTCCGTCGATCCGGGTTCTGCGGTCTATAGCACTCTTGCACATACTTCGCCGGAAGGTATCAAAATGGCGACCATTATCATCGCCACCTTGCCAATCATTATCATTTACCCTTTCCTGCAAAAGCATTTTGTAAAAGGAATCATGGTCGGCTCCGTCAAATCTTAACTACAAGCAGCATACAGATCTGACGGAAACGGGGGAATGGCGATGTTCAGAATCTTGATTACGGACGATGAACCGATGATTCGGATGGGTCTGGCGAAGATGATTGAGCAAGCAGGTCTGTTCGATTGTGAGATCCGGCAGGCGGCGCATGGGGAAGAGGCCCTTCAGGTGGTGAAGGACTTTCGACCACACATCCTGTTCACGGATATTCGCATGCCAACGATGGATGGCATTGAGTTGTGCCGACGTTTATCCGAGCAAGGCAGTACGATGCGCATTATTGTAGTCTCCGGTTATTCAGACTTTGAATATGCAAGAGCCTGTATGGATTATGGGGTAAAACGATATCTGCTCAAGCCAGTGGGACGACAGGAGCTTCATGAACTGCTGCTCAAATTGCTGGCATCCGAAGAGGATAAACCTAAGGTATCCCTTGTACCCGTGAGGGAGCTGAATGATTGGGCCATGCGTCTGGAAGAGGCTATATGGGAGTTAAGGCAATCCGATGTGACGGAGCTGCTCGCAGCATGGTCTGGTCGTTATCCGGCATATGCCCTGATGCCTGAGCAGACAGCGGAGCTTTTTCAGGAATTGCTGGAATTGATTGTGGCCCGCATGAACGCCCGTGGCAACGGAACGATGAGTACGTCCAGTAAGATAATTGTAAGCGCTTCCTCAGAAGAGTGCTTCGAGGCTCTGGGCAACGAGATCCACACGTTAATGAAGACGATCAAGGAAAAGCGCAGTGGCAAGCGCAAGCATCCAGTGGAAGAAGCAAAAGCCTATCTGGAGAAGCACTTGCGCCGTGAAGTTTCACTGGACGAGATTGCTGCCAAGTTGGGCCTGAACCCGTCCTACTTCAGCCAGCTGTTTAAACAGACGACCGGTCAGACCTTTATCCAATACCGGATACGCAGCAAAATGGAACTGGCCAAACGCATGCTGGAACAGCCGGGCAACCGGATTACGGATATATCCTACGAAGTGGGGTATGCGGATCATCCCCATTTTACGAAGACATTCAAGAAAATTACCGGACTGACCCCGTCCGAATATCGCAGTAAGTTGGGCATTGAATGATGAAGCGCAGCCTGTCGATCCGCCTGTTCTTTCATTTTGCCATCGTAATTACGTTGTCCCTGTCTGCCATTGGCTTGTTTACCTATACCTATGCCTCGACTGAGATGAACGATCAACTGGCGGACAACATCGCCCAAACGATGCGTAACACGGCGTACCAGACCGATCTGTATTTGCAAAATTATGATCGCGCAACCTACTCC
Proteins encoded in this region:
- a CDS encoding ABC transporter permease subunit translates to MGARLGDAGRYLWRYRILYLLSLPGILYFFLFKYVPLFGSVIAFQNYNIFKGITGSDWVGLEHFQKMFSHYDFLRILNNTLLLGLYDLVIAFPVPILLAILLNEVRMIVFKRLLQTIVYMPHFLSWVVISGIFMGIFSMDAGVVNKALGFLGMQPVYFLGEDSYIRSILIGSGIWRDSGYGTIIFLAAIAGINPDLYEAAEVDGAGRLKQIWSITLPSLLPTIMILLLLHIGKFLDLGFERVFVFLNPLNLESGEILDTYIYKAGLLSQQYSYTTAIGLFKSVVGLMLILLGNFFSKKTTGESLY
- a CDS encoding carbohydrate ABC transporter permease; this encodes MRTPSVRYRIFRIGNLVFLTLLSLTMILPFINVLAQSLSSSEAIMGGKVSFWPVAFTWINYEYVFGDAAFWRAFAVSVGVTLVGTLVNLAATASLAYPVSRPEYKGRSLVVMFVLVTVVFSAPLIPNFILMKELHLVNNPLVLIVPGAINAFNFFVMRSFFSQLPGELIDAARIDGCGEFGIIWRIVIPLSKPAMASLGIFYAVGHWNAYSTALYYLNDPAWWPIQVTLKKLFESDDISVDPGSAVYSTLAHTSPEGIKMATIIIATLPIIIIYPFLQKHFVKGIMVGSVKS
- a CDS encoding response regulator; protein product: MFRILITDDEPMIRMGLAKMIEQAGLFDCEIRQAAHGEEALQVVKDFRPHILFTDIRMPTMDGIELCRRLSEQGSTMRIIVVSGYSDFEYARACMDYGVKRYLLKPVGRQELHELLLKLLASEEDKPKVSLVPVRELNDWAMRLEEAIWELRQSDVTELLAAWSGRYPAYALMPEQTAELFQELLELIVARMNARGNGTMSTSSKIIVSASSEECFEALGNEIHTLMKTIKEKRSGKRKHPVEEAKAYLEKHLRREVSLDEIAAKLGLNPSYFSQLFKQTTGQTFIQYRIRSKMELAKRMLEQPGNRITDISYEVGYADHPHFTKTFKKITGLTPSEYRSKLGIE